In Candida orthopsilosis Co 90-125, chromosome 4 draft sequence, a single genomic region encodes these proteins:
- a CDS encoding Yju2 protein (S. cerevisiae homolog YJU2 has first transesterification activity, has role in generation of catalytic spliceosome for first transesterification step and localizes to U2-type step 1 spliceosome): MRKKLREDIALPSIMSERKAINKYYPPDYDPSKVVKKKKNNSSSNQTIKIRMMAPYSMRCLRCNEYIAERRSFNARKEVTNERYLNIKIVRFYITCPGCNNTITFKTNPAEAGYTPEDGAVRNFEPSKKKRKQESEDDLLKRLETEEEEDKKYQLLMKKRKNNPFWKEQDATGGDVMEKFEKRLIEQQRQQELNAELEAIQQQVESSKSKGGDEVLSKLLEKGEEENKEEIEIETEQKAEAKTEAKEKPTRNTTIASLKIPSKITIRKKTNGLPSLDYSSDSD; encoded by the coding sequence ATGCGCAAAAAATTAAGAGAGGACATAGCTTTACCTTCAATTATGTCGGAACGAAAGGCGATAAACAAGTACTATCCACCAGACTATGACCCGTCAAAAGTTGttaagaaaaagaagaataatAGCTCATCAAACCAGACTATAAAGATTCGTATGATGGCACCGTACTCGATGCGGTGCCTAAGATGCAACGAATACATCGCAGAGAGAAGATCTTTCAATGCCAGGAAGGAGGTTACTAATGAACGTTATTTGAATATCAAGATTGTGCGGTTCTACATTACATGTCCCGGCTGCAACAATACAATCACTTTCAAGACAAACCCCGCCGAAGCTGGATACACACCAGAAGATGGTGCTGTACGGAATTTTGAACCatccaaaaagaagaggaaacAAGAGTCAGAGGACGATTTATTGAAGCGATTGGAGACcgaggaagaagaggataAAAAGTATCAACTATTAATGAAGAAACGTAAGAACAATCCCTTCTGGAAGGAGCAAGACGCGACAGGTGGTGATGTGATggagaaatttgaaaagaggTTGATTGAACAGCAGCgacaacaagaattgaatgcAGAGCTTGAAGCTATTCAGcaacaagttgaaagtTCGAAATCAAAAGGTGGTGATGAAGTGTTATCAAAGCTACTTGAGAAGGGAGAGGAGGAAAATAAGGAAGAGATTGAGATTGAGACGGAGCAAAAAGCTGAGGCAAAAACTGAAGCAAAGGAGAAACCTACAAGGAACACCACTATCGCTTCATTGAAAATACCCTCAAAAATTACTATACGAAAAAAGACAAATGGCTTACCAAGCTTAGATTATAGTAGTGACAGCGATTAA
- a CDS encoding Rps24 predicted ribosomal protein, with the protein MSDAVTIRTRKVITNPLLARRQFVIDVLHPNRPNVSKDELRDKLSEIYKTDKDAVSVFGFRTQFGGGKSTGFGLIYQSVADLKRFEPSYRLVRYGLAEKVEKASRQQRKQKKNREKKIFGTQRKAQKKAAKRNAD; encoded by the exons ATG AGTGACGCCGTTACTATCAGAACTAGAAAAGTCATCACCAACCCATTATTGGCCAGAAGACAATTCGTCATTGACGTCTTGCACCCAAACAGACCAAACGTTTCCAAGGATGAATTGAGAGACAAATTGTCAGAAATCTACAAAACCGATAAGGATGCCGTTTCAGTATTCGGATTCAGAACCCaatttggtggtggaaaATCAACCGGTTTCGGTTTAATTTACCAATCAGTTGCCGACCTCAAAAGATTCGAACCATCTTACAGATTAGTCAGATACGGATTGGCTGAAAAAGTCGAAAAGGCTTCAAGacaacaaagaaaacaaaagaagaacagagaaaagaagatcTTTGGTACTCAAAGAAAAGCACAAAAGAAAGCTGCTAAGAGAAACGCTGATTAG